In Pararhodobacter sp., the sequence CGATGATACAAAGCAGCACCCAAACAGTTAGGTAGCGCTCAAAGAAGCTGATACCGCCGCCCTGCGGGAGAGCGGCTACTTGCGCGACTGAGCTCATTCCTTGGGCTCCGCGATTCGTTGACTGCTAGCGCTATAGGCCCGAAGGCAATCTTTGCCCAGCACATTGAAAGTTCTGTCAGACATGATCGGATAGTGATTTGAAAGGTTGGGTCATTGAGCCCTAGCAGCAAGCTGAGCCAGGCTTACAGCACGCATTTTCTGCCTTGGGCGCCATGTCAAAGGAGTTCGAGACAGGTGTGCAGCACACGCCACCGCTGTCTGTTGCCTGGCGAGACTGGCCATAGGTCGGTGCGCTCTCCAGCGTCTGGAATGACTCCCAGGCCACGCCTTGAGGATCAACAGACCAGTACTTGTCGGACTTTGCATAGCAGCAGGTCATATTGCTTTGCTCCTGCAAAGGCAGGCTCGCACTTACCAGACGGTCTTGCATCTCTGCTAGCTCTTCATTGGTTTCCACCTGAATTCCCAGGTGATCGACACCGAGCTTGTCTGGCGAAGTGCCTCGGGCGGAGATCGCAAAATTCACCCGTGGGTCGTCGAGCGCCCATTTCGCATAGTCTGATTTGACCGTTGTGGGTTCGGCTGCAAAGAGTGCTGAGTAGTAGCGGATGCTGGCCGACAGGTCGGCTACCGCGACATGGACATGAAAGCGCTTCATGATTTGGACTCCAATGAGGTGTCACAGCTGGTGATGGGAGAGCACGGATTGCCGCCACAGCAGTTTTCCGTGAGGTAACCAAGCAAATCGTTCATCGTCTCGTAGCGTGCTGAATAAATAATCGACCGCCCATCCTGACGACTGGCGAGCAATCCTGCCCGGTGTAGCTCTTTCAAATGAAAGGACAATGATGAGGCGGGTATCTCCATCAACTCGGCGATACGCCCTGCGGGCAGGCCCTCTGGCCCGGCTTGCACCAAGAGGCGATAGACCGATAAGCGAATCGAGTGAGCTAGGGCGGCAAGCGCTTCAAGAACTGAATTTGTTTCCATATTTCTACTATAGTCGAACAATTGAGCACTTGCAACCAATTTATGGAGCTTTGGTCGGGAGTATCTAGCTCAGAGGCTCAGCAGTAATTTTTCTCGAAAATATCCCGATATTTCCACTGAGCCGGTCGAGTAGATGCTGTAAGTTGTGCGCCATCCCATGCTGCAAAGGGATGACGCCTCTTTCGCCTATACGAGCCTAACTATTTAGACGTAGACGAGGACGGTGCTTCAAGTTTATCGGCATATTTCATCATAATCTCGCCCATGGAGCGCATCATCTCGCCATGCATCTGCATCATGACTTTTCCGTTGGGCCCTCCTTCTGAGCCCATCATCGGACAACCGCCCATCATTCCCATCATGCCACCACCCATCATGCCGCCCTCGCCCATGCCACCACGCATCATATGGCCCATTCTGGGTGTATTGCCGTCCTGCGTCATCCCTGACGCATTGGGCATGGTCACGGTGCTATCACCGCTAGGTGTCGCTGCAAAGGCTACGTTCCCCATACCCAACAAAAGAACGGTAAAAGATGTAATAAGCAATCTCGTCGTATTCATGTATATCTCCTAGATTCAATTAACTCCACGCGCGGCCCTGCGGATTACGCAGGCGCCAATTCGGAAAAACTCGTTAAATAAATATTCTGTGCGTACGCGGAGGCGGAGGCATAACATCTGGAAGAAACTGATCGGGAAGAAAATTGCTGGGCACAGCATAAGCCATCAAAACAGCTATAGCTGCCAATTGAAGTCTGTCAGGTAGTACAGCCACCATGCATGACAATGACATGCAAGCCCCGCTGTGAAACCCCGGCAGGGCCGTGGCAATAGGCATTTGCCCATTGTGCAGGTTTTCATGAACATCTCGACCGGCCACTACCTGAGCCTCTGTAGACATAGTCATCATCGGCATATCAGGGCATACAGTCGCCTGTGCGATGGATCCGAATAGTGATATCCACGCGATCAAAATGCACACAAAAGCTTTGATCCAGGTCATTTAACTAGTATAGGTTAACGGCTGACATACTGCTATAGCTAGTCCTTGAGGAGCCTGTGTGTTTATAGCCAGCCAGCTCTGTAAAACATTCAAGTTAGTGACAAGTGCAGCAATTCGTTCTGATCTCAATTGCTCGTCACTCCTAGCCTGTACTGAAGCGGCAATTGGGGTCTTGATAAATGGTGATTGATTTGCTTGCCGCTTGCGCTAAGGTTGTCGTTGTCATAAATATTGCTGCCAAAATCACCTTTTTCATCTGAAATTTTCCTTTATAAAAGCTGTACTACCCAATCGCCCCAAGCGCCGGAAAGGTCTTCAGTAGCCAAATTGCAAACCGCACCAACTGTCCACTGGCTACCGCAATGCCCATCAGCACCAGAATCGCGCCGGTGATTATCTGAAGGTAGCGACCCGCACGGCGCAACGAACCCAGTCGACGCATAAAGGGGGTCATGAAGTACGCGGAAAGAAGGAACGGCACACCTAACCCCAGTGCGTAAATACCCAAAAGCAGTACGCCCTGTCCAAGACTCTCAGAAGTGGCACCAAGTATGAGGATACCGCCGAGCACCGGACCGATACACGGCGTCCAACCGAAACCGAACGCCATACCAAGCACGGTAGCCGACCAGGGTTTTCCGCCGCCTGCACTGGGCTCGAAGCGGTAGTAACGCTGCATCCACATGGGAGCACGTATCACGCCCATAATCATCAGGCCGGCGATGACAATAACGCCGCCCGCTGCAATATTCAGTTCATAGCGATACGATAAGAACAAACGCCCGATTGCGGTGATGCTGGCTCCTAAAATCAGGAATACCATGGAAAAACCTGCAACGAAGCATGCACTAAGACCTAGTGCTCTCCATCGAGCGGAGCGCCCCTCGAAATCAGAGGTGCTTAACTGAGCGGATCCGCCCGCAATGTAGGAAAGATAGCCTGGCACAAGTGGCAAGACACAGGGCGAGAGAAAGGAAGCAATACCGGCGAAGAACGCTGTTAATAGCCCAATGACAGTTAATTCAAGCATAGCGTAGCCTCTGTGAAATAATCGATTCCAATGTCATTGCTTGTCACCTCTCATCCAGAGTAGGAGTGTGCAGCAGTGCACCATCAATCAAGGCTTCAACTTGCGGGCTATCCCAGGCCGCAGGCCCCATCGCCCGGCCGATTTCGCGACCTTCTTGATCTATCAATAGCGTTGTTGGCACACCCGGCGCACGCAGCGTGTCTGAAACCCTTGTTGTCGGGTCAACGTAATGCTTTAACGTGCGAATGCCAAAATCCTGATAGAACGGCTTGATCAAATCGGGATCTCGATCGATCGACAGCGCAACGACTTCAAAATCGGGGCCACCACGCTTGGCATTTAGCCGATCCAGCGATGGCATCTCCTCCCGGCACGGAGGACACCAGGTCGCCCATACATTGAGCAATATGACACGACCTTGAAAATCGGCCAAGGTCACGGTCTTACCCGTCGTATCCTGAAAGGCGATCAAAGGCAGTTTGCGTGGAGTATGCCAGCGCATGAAGCGCTGTCCACCTATGTCCACCGAAACATTAAGGACACCACTAAGGAGGCTTTTCGAGGCATTATTACGTTGATAAAAAAATAAAACCATCGCGATGGCGATCACGCAAATTAACACCATCGCCGCCCATGCAATTATCTTAAAAGAGTTCTTCATGACTAATATTTAGCATCCATCAGTTCTCGGCAGTCACTGTTTCGGTCTGCTCTTGGCGGGTCCGCTCTATGGTGTTTGCAACAGCCCGCGCGGCGTCAGAATCAGGCGGAAGCTGCCCGAGCAATTGTCGCCAGTAATCGATAGCTGCCGGATAGTCTTGGCGCCCAAGCGCCGCAGCTCCAGCCAAAGTCAGGGCAAATGGCTCGTTAGGATTGAGTGCTAGTGCGCGCTCCAACAATTGCGTTGGTTCCCCTTTGAATCCTGCAGGGCTGATTCTGGCGAGTGTTTCAGCATATTCAGACAAGGCCAAAGGATCTGTCTGGATGACGCTAGCCGCATTACTAAAGGCCTCCGCTGCGTCGGCATACCGCTCAAAATAGCGATAAGAACGTGCCAGCATGAGCCAGCCATGCGCGTCGTCGGGATTGCTTGCCAAGCGTGCTGCCAGCGAGTCCACCATGGCCTGTACATCGGCTTGTGTCACGGCAGAAGCGCTTTGCGCAGATGGCGGCGTAATCGCTGCTGGATTGCCCAAGGACAGATAGCTAAGGGTTGCCGCCACAGGCAGGACAATAGCCAGTGCTATGGCTGCTTGCTTGCTGCTCCGACGTCGTAGCTTGGTATCATGGGCTGGCGTTGCCTCTTCGAGGACGCGTCGTTGCAGCTCTTGCTGGGCTACAGCATGATCCTCTAAAGACAATATACCGTTGTCTCTATCCTGTTCCAGCTCAATCAATTGGTCGCGCAGTACTGCCGCATTGACGACGTGATGCTCGACGCTACTGTCCAACCTGGGTCCACGCCACAGCACTGACGCCAGCCATAAGGTGACACCGGCAAGTAGTAATGCTGCAATCAAGGTAAAAATTAGATTCATGGTGATGTTCCTGTTTCTGTGGTTTGGGCTAGCAGCGCCTGCGCTCTTTTGCGCTCGTCGTCACTTAACACTGTGTCAGCCACGTCGCTTTTGCGGCGACGCAATGTGAGCGCCAGAACAAGGAAGCCAAAACCCAACAACAACATGGGGCCAAACCATAGCAATAGCGTGGTGGGCTTTAATGGCGTGCGATACAGCACGAAGTCGCCATAGCGATCCACCATATAGGCTCTGATCTCAGTATCGCTTCGGCCTGCCTGAATCTGCTCGCGTATCTGCTGACGCAAATCCACGGCTAGGTCGGCGCGCGAAGCCGCGATTGATTCGTTCTGGCACACCAGACAGCGCAGCTCGCCAGCAATATCCAACATGCGCCTTTCCGTCGCGCTGTTATCCGCCCACGATGGCAAGGCGATGACCGCACACAATAATGTCAGCCACCAACGTTTCATTGCTCAAGCTCCCGTATCAGCGGTAGTATCGTGTCGCGTACCGCACTATCGGTTACTGCACCGATGTGCTTGTAACGAATGAGCCCATCCTTATCGATAACAAAGGTCTCGGGCACGCCGTAAACGCCATAGTCGATACCCACGCGCCCTTGCGTGTCGGACACGGATAACACATATCCGTTGCCATGACGTTCCAGCCAGGCAATAGCTTCTCCACGTATATCCTTGTAGTTCAGGCCGACTATAGGCACTCCGTGTGTTTTAGCTAAAGCCGTAATCACGGGGTGCTCTTCAAGGCAGGCGTAGCACCAGGAGGCCCACACATTGAGCAACCACACTTTGCCTTTCATCGCTTCCGGTGAAAACGTCTCCTCTGGGGACGCCAGCTGGGGCAACGTGAAATTAGGTGCAGACTTGTTAATTAAAGGTGAAGGGACCTCGCTGGGCTTAAGGGTCAAACCGAAACCCAGGAAGCCAACCAGTACGACAAAACCGACCAACGGCCATATAAAGCGACTCATGCTGTGGCTCCTCCTGCCACCAAGGCGGCCTTTCGTTCTCGACGCTTAAGTCGATAACGACGATCACTGATAGCTAACA encodes:
- a CDS encoding ArsI/CadI family heavy metal resistance metalloenzyme; the protein is MKRFHVHVAVADLSASIRYYSALFAAEPTTVKSDYAKWALDDPRVNFAISARGTSPDKLGVDHLGIQVETNEELAEMQDRLVSASLPLQEQSNMTCCYAKSDKYWSVDPQGVAWESFQTLESAPTYGQSRQATDSGGVCCTPVSNSFDMAPKAENACCKPGSACC
- a CDS encoding metalloregulator ArsR/SmtB family transcription factor; the encoded protein is METNSVLEALAALAHSIRLSVYRLLVQAGPEGLPAGRIAELMEIPASSLSFHLKELHRAGLLASRQDGRSIIYSARYETMNDLLGYLTENCCGGNPCSPITSCDTSLESKS
- a CDS encoding cytochrome c biogenesis CcdA family protein, whose translation is MLELTVIGLLTAFFAGIASFLSPCVLPLVPGYLSYIAGGSAQLSTSDFEGRSARWRALGLSACFVAGFSMVFLILGASITAIGRLFLSYRYELNIAAGGVIVIAGLMIMGVIRAPMWMQRYYRFEPSAGGGKPWSATVLGMAFGFGWTPCIGPVLGGILILGATSESLGQGVLLLGIYALGLGVPFLLSAYFMTPFMRRLGSLRRAGRYLQIITGAILVLMGIAVASGQLVRFAIWLLKTFPALGAIG
- a CDS encoding TlpA disulfide reductase family protein; this encodes MKNSFKIIAWAAMVLICVIAIAMVLFFYQRNNASKSLLSGVLNVSVDIGGQRFMRWHTPRKLPLIAFQDTTGKTVTLADFQGRVILLNVWATWCPPCREEMPSLDRLNAKRGGPDFEVVALSIDRDPDLIKPFYQDFGIRTLKHYVDPTTRVSDTLRAPGVPTTLLIDQEGREIGRAMGPAAWDSPQVEALIDGALLHTPTLDER
- the ccmI gene encoding c-type cytochrome biogenesis protein CcmI encodes the protein MNLIFTLIAALLLAGVTLWLASVLWRGPRLDSSVEHHVVNAAVLRDQLIELEQDRDNGILSLEDHAVAQQELQRRVLEEATPAHDTKLRRRSSKQAAIALAIVLPVAATLSYLSLGNPAAITPPSAQSASAVTQADVQAMVDSLAARLASNPDDAHGWLMLARSYRYFERYADAAEAFSNAASVIQTDPLALSEYAETLARISPAGFKGEPTQLLERALALNPNEPFALTLAGAAALGRQDYPAAIDYWRQLLGQLPPDSDAARAVANTIERTRQEQTETVTAEN
- a CDS encoding cytochrome c-type biogenesis protein, which codes for MKRWWLTLLCAVIALPSWADNSATERRMLDIAGELRCLVCQNESIAASRADLAVDLRQQIREQIQAGRSDTEIRAYMVDRYGDFVLYRTPLKPTTLLLWFGPMLLLGFGFLVLALTLRRRKSDVADTVLSDDERKRAQALLAQTTETGTSP
- a CDS encoding DsbE family thiol:disulfide interchange protein; this encodes MSRFIWPLVGFVVLVGFLGFGLTLKPSEVPSPLINKSAPNFTLPQLASPEETFSPEAMKGKVWLLNVWASWCYACLEEHPVITALAKTHGVPIVGLNYKDIRGEAIAWLERHGNGYVLSVSDTQGRVGIDYGVYGVPETFVIDKDGLIRYKHIGAVTDSAVRDTILPLIRELEQ